In Opitutaceae bacterium TAV5, one genomic interval encodes:
- a CDS encoding phosphoprotein, with protein MTPPVHLTFVEELVLLGLDDRTGALLPMPVMGFNYALAGALLADLALAGRIDTDLEQLTVIRDEPTGDSMLDAALDTIKAAPGPLPVAHWLGVLSSWRPTLENEALARLVGHGILRREDKKILRVFGTRRYPTVNHQERTEVKTRLSALILGDDIPDPRDAVLISLLTACHLAQHIFTDPACAARSTRLANLARMDQVGREVGASLDLLTRVLMSAHPMGM; from the coding sequence ATGACTCCTCCCGTCCACCTCACCTTCGTCGAGGAACTCGTCCTCCTCGGCCTCGACGACCGCACCGGCGCCCTGCTGCCCATGCCTGTCATGGGTTTCAACTACGCCCTCGCCGGCGCCCTCCTCGCCGACCTCGCCCTTGCCGGCCGCATCGACACCGACCTCGAGCAACTCACTGTCATCCGCGACGAGCCCACCGGCGACAGCATGCTCGACGCCGCGCTCGACACCATCAAGGCCGCCCCCGGGCCCCTGCCCGTCGCTCACTGGCTCGGCGTCCTGTCCTCCTGGCGCCCCACCCTGGAAAACGAAGCCCTCGCCCGCCTCGTCGGCCACGGCATCCTGCGCCGCGAGGACAAGAAAATCCTCCGGGTCTTCGGCACGCGCCGTTACCCCACGGTCAACCACCAGGAGCGCACCGAGGTGAAGACCCGCCTCTCCGCCCTCATCCTCGGCGACGACATCCCCGATCCGCGCGACGCCGTGCTCATCAGCCTCCTCACCGCCTGCCACCTCGCGCAGCACATCTTCACCGACCCCGCCTGCGCCGCCCGCTCCACCCGCCTCGCCAACCTCGCCCGCATGGACCAGGTCGGCCGCGAAGTCGGCGCCTCCCTCGACCTGCTCACCCGCGTGCTCATGTCGGCGCACCCGATGGGCATGTAG